Genomic DNA from Streptacidiphilus rugosus AM-16:
CGCGACGACCGCATCCGGCGTGGCGGCGGCGGAGCTGTTGGTGGGAGCCCTCTGATGACGGGCTCCCACGGACTACTTACCCCGCTTGGGTGAAGTGCACGCGCACCATCGCCGACAGAACTCCGTGGACGTCGTCCAGGGTGCGCTCGGGCTGGAAGGTGAGCCAGTCCAGGGCGACCACCAGCACCATGCCGAAGACCGCCGCGGCCACCAGCCCGGTGTCCAGGTCCGGACGCAGCTCGCCCGCCGTCACCGCGTCGTCCAGCGCCGCTCGGACCACCGCCACCGCGTCCTCGCGCAGCAGCGTGAGCGTCTCCTGCCAGGCGCGGTTGGTCCGCCACAGCTCCGAGAGCAGCAGCCGGGCGAAGGCGCGGTACTGCTCGATGAAGGCCAGGCCCGCGCGGACCATGGCGTCCACCTGCTCGACCGGCTCGCCCGCGCGGGAGGCGGACGCCTCCCGCAGCGAGGCGGTGAGCAGGCCGACGCCGTGCCGCAGCAACTCCTCGAACAGGTCGTTCTTGTTCTTGAAGTTGTAGTAGACGGTGCCCTTGGCGACCCCGGCGCGCTCGGCGATCTCGTCCACCGTGGTCGCCGAGAAGCCCTGTTCGGCGATCAGCTGCTGCGCCGCGACGAACAGCTTCTGCCTGGTCTGCTCGCGGCGCCCGCCGCTGCCCGTGCTCATGCCGCCATCCTCCCGCACGGCCCGCTCCCGCACGTCAGAGCACCAGCTCGGGGTGGAGCGAGGCGACGGTCCAGACCCGACGCCGCCCGGCCGCCCAGGTGGTCAGCGCCAGCGAGGCGACCAGAAAGGCGCCCAGCACGCCCGCGCCCTGCCACACCACGGTCAGGTCCCCACCGCTGATCAGCCGCCGCAGCCCGCCGACCACCCAGGTCATCGGCAGGTACGGGTGGATCGCGCCGAAGAACCCTGGGCTGGTCTGCACCGGATAGGTGCCGCCCGCCGAGGTCAGCTGCAGCATCAGCAGGGCCAGGCCGATGACCCGGCCGCGGGTGCCGAACACGGCGTTGACGCACTGCAGCACCGCCGCGAAGCTCGCGGTCGTCAGCAGCAGGAACCCGATCGTCCCCGCCGTGCGGACCAGTTCCAGCCCGAGTGCGAAGTGCAGCACCGCCAGCAGCGCCGCCACCTGGGCGACCCCGATGGCCACCGCGGGCAGCCAGCCCGCCAGAGCCGCCCGCCAGGCGGGGATGTTGGCCGAGAGCAGCCGGGCGTTGAGCGGGCGCAGCAGCATGTAGGCGATCATCATGCCGACCCAGAGGGCGAGCGGGATGAAGTAGGACGACAGCCCGGTGCCGTAGTTGGCCGCCTTGTTGAGGGTGCCCAGGGCGAGCTGGACCGGGTCGCTCATCACGCCGGTCCGCTCCGCGCGATCCTGCGCGGAATAGTCGGGGATCCGGGCCGCGCCGTCGTGCAGCGAGCCGGCCAGCTGGTCCGCGCCGCCGCCGAGCTGGTAGAGCCCACCACTGAGCCGGTCCGCACCGCCGACGAGCGTGCCCAGGCCGGCATCGAGGCTCTGCGCGCCGGTGGCGAGCCGGGCGCTGCCGGAGGACAGCTGGGCGACCCCGGCGTCGAGCCGGTCGATCTTGGCCACTTGGGCGTCGACCTGGTCGGCGAGGTACGGGGCGTCCTTGGCCAGCCGGTCCGCGTAGCCGCGTACCGTGCCCGCGTCGGCGGCGAGTTGGGCCAGCCGTCCCCGGTCGGCCGCGACCGCGCCGTCGACGGAGGTGGCCGCCTGCACGGTCTGCCGCGCCGCCTGGACGGCGAGCCTGAGCGCGTCGCACTCTCCCGCGACCGGCGTGGCGGCGGGGTTCGCGCACTGTGCGGCCTGCACCTGGGAAAGCTGCTGCTCGGCGGCCTTCGCGTCGCGCACCGCCTGCGCGGTGGTCGCCGGCAGGTCGGTGGCGATCTGCTGCACCGCGCCCGCGGCGAGGGAGACCGCCTGCGCCGCCTGCCGGATGTCCCCGGCCCGGCTGCGCAGCGTCGGGGTGAGCGGGTCGGCCACGCTGTGCACCAGCCGGTCCAACTGCGCGGTGCCCGCGGCGGCCTGGGCCGCGCCCGCCTGCAGCCGGTTCAGCCCCTCGCTGAGCGACCGGCTGCCCGAGTGGGCCTGCCTGAGTCCGTCGGACAGCTGCTGCGCCCCGCTCTGCGCGCTGTGCGCACCGTCGGCGAGCTCTCCCGCGCCGCCCGCGGCCTTCAGGGTCTGGTCGTGCAGGTCGCCGAAGGAGACGTAGATCTGGTCGAGGTAGCCGCGCACGGTGCTGCTGGAGCTGGCGGCGCGGATCTCGGAGAAGGCGGTCCGCGCGATGATGCCGCTCAGATAGCTGTTGGAGTCGTTGCTGCGGGCCTGGAGCAGCCCGTCCTCGGGGTGGTCGCCGCTGCTGGAGGCGAGCTTGCCGGTGAAGTCGGCGGGGATGGTGAGCGTCATGTAGTAGTCGCCCTTGCGCAGCCCCTCGTCCGCGCGGGCGGGGCTCACCTCGTGCCAGTCGAAGGTGTGCCGGTCCAGCAGCTGGGTCGTCAGGTCGCGCCCCGCGTTCATCGGCTTCCCGTCGACCTGCGCGCCCCGGTCCAGGTCGACGACGGCGACCGGCAGTTTGTCGAAGTTGCCGTACGGGTCCCAGAACGACCAGATGTACAGCGCGCCGTAGAGCAGCGGCAGCAGGGCCACGGCGACGACGGCGGCACGCGGCAGCGAACCGCGCCGGAAGCGGCGCAGCTCCAGCGAGCCCAGCGACAGCGCGCGGAACGGCCGCCGCCGGGTGATCCTGTCACTCATTCTCGTCCCCGCCCTCGTCCGTCCGGTCCGCCCCGTCCGTCTCATCGCCCGATCCGCCCGCGCCGTCCGCGCCGTCCCGGCCGACTCCGGCGACGTTCCCGCGCGCCCCGTCGCGGTCCAGCGTGACCACCACGTCGGCGATCGCCGGCTCCTCACGGCCGGTGGCCACCACGGTCAGGCCCGCGTCCGCCAGCGCGCGCAGGGCCTGCCAGGCCGTGTCGCGGTCGGCCGCGTCGAGCCGGTCGCCCACGTCGTCGACGGCCAGCACCCGCGGCCCGCTCAGCAGCGCGGCCGCGGTCGCGGTGCGGAAGGACTGCAGCGCGGTCAACGTGTCCGCGCGCCGGGGGAGATCCGCGGCGTCGAGCCCGGTCGCGGCCAGGGCGGCCGCGACCCGCCGAGCTGCGCCGGGGCCGTGGGCACGCAGCAGCAGGCGCTCGGTCAGGTGCTCCTCGACGGTCAGCGCGCCGTCGAGATCGTTCACCCCCGCGACCGGTCCGAGCGCGACCCGCCGCCGCACCGCCCCCGCCCGGCGCGGCAGCGGCCGCCCGTCGACGGACGCCTGGCCCGCACTCGGTCGCATCCGTCCGGCCACGGTCAGCAGCAGACTGGTCCGCCCCGACCCGCTGTCGCCCACGAGGGCGACCAACTGCCCTGGCCCGGCCTCGAAACTGACGTCCTGGTAGACGACGCCGCGCGGTCCGCGCAAGGTCAGCCCCTCCGCGACGACGGTGGCGCCCTGGTAGTCGCCCATCCCTCGTCCCCTCCCCATGTCACCTTTTTTGAACTGACTGGTCAGTACAAAAAAGGTAGCACGCTGCGCCGGGGGTCGCGGAACCCCGCAGGTCGGAGGCCGCGCCCGGGGCAGGCGGGCTCAGGCAGGCTCAGGCAGGGCGGGCGAGGCCGGCGTCGTAGGCGATGATGACGGCGTGGACGCGGTCGCGCGCGCCGATCTTGGCCAGAACCCGACTGACGTGCGTCTTCACGGTCGACTCCGACAGCACCAGATGCGCGGCGATCTCACTGTTCGTCAGCCCCTGCCCGATGTCCACCAGTACCTCGCGCTCACGCTGCGACAGCGCGGCGAGGCGGGGGTCCGTCTCCGGTTCGCGGGGCGCGCCGCCCTGGGCGGCGAACGCCTCCAGCAGCCTTCGCGTCATCGCGGGCGCGACCACCGCGTCCCCGCCGGCCACCGCGCGGATGCCGGCCAGCAGTTCCTCCGGCCGCGCGTCCTTGAGCAGGAAGCCGCTGGCGCCCGCCCGCAGCGCGCCGTAGGCGTACTCGTCCAGGTCGAAGGTGGTCAGCACCAGCACTCGGGAACGGTCACCCGCCGCGACGATCCTGCGGGTGGCCTCGATGCCGTCCATCCCGGGCATCCTGATGTCCATCAGCACCACGTCGGGCCGCAGTTCGGCAGCCTGCCGCACGGCCTCGGCGCCGTGTGCGGCCTCGCCGACGACGGTGGTCTCCGGGCTGCTCTCCAGCAGCATCCGGAAGCCCATCCGCTGCAGCGGCTGGTCGTCGACGATCAGCACGGTGGTCACTGCTGCCGCTCCTCAGAGTCGCCCCCGGTGGTGTCGAGGTGGTGCCGCGCGAGTCCCCGTGGTCCGAGCGTAGCCGTGAAGGGCAGCACCGCGCGGACCGACCAGCCGCCGCCCGGACGCGGCCCGGCCGAGGCGCTGCCGCCGGCCAGTGCGGCGCGCTCGCGGATGCCGATCAGCCCGTGACCCGCGGGCCGGCCGGTGGGCGGCAGGTCGCTGGACTCCCGCCCCTCCCGGTCCGGCCCGCTGTCGTCCACGGACACCCTGACCTCGCCCGCGCGGGCGTCCGCGGCCACCGAGACGTGCACGTCGGTGCGCGGGCCCGCGTGCTTGAGGCAGTTGGTCAGCGCCTCCTGGACGATCCGGTAGACCGCCAGCTGCAGGCCGGCCGGCAGCGCGGCCGTGTCGCCCGAACTGGTCCAGGTGACGGTCGGCCCGGCCGCCCTGATCCGCTCGCACAGCGCGCCCAGATCGGCGGCGCCCGGCTGCGGGTGCAGCTCAGGGGGTGTCGCCGTCTCGCCCTCTTCGTCCGGCAGTTCGGCGCGCAGCGCGCCGAGGGTACGCCGCAGCTCGCCCAGCGACTCACGGCCCGCCGCCGCGATGATCCGCAGCACCTCGGGGCCACGCTCGGGTCGCAGCTCGGCCTGGGCGGCGCCGCCGTCGGCCAGCCCGATGATGATCGCCAGACTGTGCCCGACGATGTCGTGCAGCTCGCGCGAGACCCTCGCCCGCTCGGTCGCCGCCGCGAGCTGCTCGCGCTGCTCCCGCTCGACCTCCAGCGTCGCCGCCCGGTCGGCGAGCGCCGCCAGCTGTGCCTGCCGGATCCGTCCGGCCAGCCCCAGCGCGGCCGCGGCCACCGCCGCGCAGCTGACGAAGAAGAGACCCGCCCACGGCTGCCGCGACAGTGGCTGGACCCGCCAGGCGAGCACCGCGCAGCACGGCAGCACGCCCGCGGCGATCCACGGCAGCCGCTTCGGCGGCAGGTACCTGGCCGCGCCGTACAGGGCGATCATCAGGCTGATGTCACTGCGCGCCGCCACCCCGAACGCCCACTGCACCGCGCACACGGCCAGCACCACCCAGACGACCAGCCACGGCCGCCTGCGCCGCCACACCAGCGGCAGCGCCTGCGCGGCGGCGGTCAGCGGGATCACCCACACCGCGACCGCGCGCTGCCCGAACAGCTCGTGATGCTCACCGCCGCCCCTGAAAAGGTCGGCGAGGCCCACCAGCAGCACGAACAGCGCGATGCAGGAGTCGAGCACCTGCGGGTGCGCGCGGTCGAACGCGCGCACCCGCAGCCAGCCCCGGGCGACCGGATGGTCCCAGAGGGGATCGGTGCTGATGTCCATCGGTGCGAACTACCTGTCCGGCCTTCCGGCCGCTCAGCTGTCGGAACGGACCAAACGGTACGCCGCCCCGGCCACCGCGACGGCGACCCACGCGGCGAACACCCACAGGCCCGTGCCGGGGCTGAGCGCGCCGGAGTAGGTGTGCAGCTTGAAGATCTGCTGGCCCGCCTCGCCCGGCAGGTACGGGGTGATGTTGGTGTTCCAGCTGCTGGGCAGGATGTCCAGCACGATCGGGAACAGCATCAGCGTGCCGATCAGCAGCGAGATGCCGCCCGCCACCGAGCGGACCAGCATGCCCAGGGCCGCACCGAAGACGGTGACCAGCGCGAGGTAGAGACCCGCGCCGAACAGGCAGCGCAGCACGCCGCTCGCGTCGAGCGACAGCGCGGCCGGCTTGCCGGACAGGAAGCCCATACCGCCCAGGAAGGACGCGAACGCGCCGACCGTCGCGACGACGATCACGGCGCCGAAGGCGACCAGCAGCTTCGACCAGAGCACCGGGAGGCGCTTGGGCACCGCGGTGAGCGTCGAGCGGATCATGCCGGTCGTGTACTCGCCGGCGGTGAGCAGCACGCCGAGCACGCCGAGCGCCAGCTGGGCCAGCTCGCTGCTGCGCAGCGCGATGGTGACCGCGTCCTTGGCGTCCGCGCCGGGCCCGTGCAGGTCGGCCGGGTTGTAGCGGTACGCCGACATGACCCCGATGCCGACCAGGAGCAGCAGGGAGATCCCGAGCGTGATCCAGGTCGAGCGCAGCGAGAGGAACTTGGACCACTCCGCGCGCAGGACGCGCGGGAAGGTCACCTTGTAGGCCGGCCTGGCCTCGGTCCGCGCCTCGGCGGGTGCCGTCAGGGTCGCGCTCATGCGGCCACACTCCCGTTGCTCCGGTACTCGACGGTGTCCCCGGTCAGCGCCATGAACGCCTCCTCGAGGGAGACCGCCTGGGGGGTCAGCTCGTAGACGGCGACGGCGGCGTCCGCCGCGCGCTGTCCGATCTCGCGGGCCGTCAGGCCGTTGACGATCAGCGTCTCCGAGCCGGCCTCGCCGGTGACGGTGACGTCCGGGCCGAGCAGCAGCTCGCGCAGGCGCGCGGAGTCGGCGGAGACGACCTTGACGCTGTCGCCGCCCGACTGCTCGATGAAGTCGGCGACGGTGGTGTCGGCGAGCAGCCTGCCCCGGCCGACGATGATCAGGTCGGTGGCGGTCAGCGCCATCTCGCTCATCAGGTGCGAGGAGACGAAGACGGTCCTGCCCTCGGCCGCGAGGCCGGTGAGCAGGTTGCGGATCCACAGGACACCCTCGGGGTCGAGACCGTTGACCGGCTCGTCCAGCATGATCGTCTGCGGGTCGCCGAGCAGCGCGGCGGCGATGCCGAGACGCTGACCCATGCCGAGCGAGAACGCGCCCGCCCGCTTCTTGGCGACCTTGCCGAGCCCGGCGAGGTCGATGACCTCGTCCACCCGGCGGCGCGGGATGCCGTGCGTCAGCGCGAGCGACAGCAGGTGGTGGTAGGCCGAACGGCCGGGGTGGATGGACTTCGCCTCCAGCAGCGCGCCGACCTCCTGGAGCGGCGCGGCGTGCTGGGCGTAGCGCTTGCCGTTGACGGTCACGCTGCCGCTGGTGGGCGCGTCCAGCCCGAGAATCATGCGCATGGTGGTGGACTTCCCGGCCCCGTTCGGGCCGAGGAAGCCGGTGACCACGCCGGGCTTGACGGTGAAGTTCAGACCGTCGACGGCGGTCTTGTCGCCGTAGCGCTTGATCAGATGCTGGATCTCGATCACGGGATCGGTTCCTCCGGGGTCCTGGGCGGGGAGCCCGGACGGTTC
This window encodes:
- a CDS encoding TetR/AcrR family transcriptional regulator, giving the protein MSTGSGGRREQTRQKLFVAAQQLIAEQGFSATTVDEIAERAGVAKGTVYYNFKNKNDLFEELLRHGVGLLTASLREASASRAGEPVEQVDAMVRAGLAFIEQYRAFARLLLSELWRTNRAWQETLTLLREDAVAVVRAALDDAVTAGELRPDLDTGLVAAAVFGMVLVVALDWLTFQPERTLDDVHGVLSAMVRVHFTQAG
- a CDS encoding YhgE/Pip domain-containing protein: MSDRITRRRPFRALSLGSLELRRFRRGSLPRAAVVAVALLPLLYGALYIWSFWDPYGNFDKLPVAVVDLDRGAQVDGKPMNAGRDLTTQLLDRHTFDWHEVSPARADEGLRKGDYYMTLTIPADFTGKLASSSGDHPEDGLLQARSNDSNSYLSGIIARTAFSEIRAASSSSTVRGYLDQIYVSFGDLHDQTLKAAGGAGELADGAHSAQSGAQQLSDGLRQAHSGSRSLSEGLNRLQAGAAQAAAGTAQLDRLVHSVADPLTPTLRSRAGDIRQAAQAVSLAAGAVQQIATDLPATTAQAVRDAKAAEQQLSQVQAAQCANPAATPVAGECDALRLAVQAARQTVQAATSVDGAVAADRGRLAQLAADAGTVRGYADRLAKDAPYLADQVDAQVAKIDRLDAGVAQLSSGSARLATGAQSLDAGLGTLVGGADRLSGGLYQLGGGADQLAGSLHDGAARIPDYSAQDRAERTGVMSDPVQLALGTLNKAANYGTGLSSYFIPLALWVGMMIAYMLLRPLNARLLSANIPAWRAALAGWLPAVAIGVAQVAALLAVLHFALGLELVRTAGTIGFLLLTTASFAAVLQCVNAVFGTRGRVIGLALLMLQLTSAGGTYPVQTSPGFFGAIHPYLPMTWVVGGLRRLISGGDLTVVWQGAGVLGAFLVASLALTTWAAGRRRVWTVASLHPELVL
- a CDS encoding ABC transporter ATP-binding protein, with the protein product MGDYQGATVVAEGLTLRGPRGVVYQDVSFEAGPGQLVALVGDSGSGRTSLLLTVAGRMRPSAGQASVDGRPLPRRAGAVRRRVALGPVAGVNDLDGALTVEEHLTERLLLRAHGPGAARRVAAALAATGLDAADLPRRADTLTALQSFRTATAAALLSGPRVLAVDDVGDRLDAADRDTAWQALRALADAGLTVVATGREEPAIADVVVTLDRDGARGNVAGVGRDGADGAGGSGDETDGADRTDEGGDENE
- a CDS encoding response regulator yields the protein MTTVLIVDDQPLQRMGFRMLLESSPETTVVGEAAHGAEAVRQAAELRPDVVLMDIRMPGMDGIEATRRIVAAGDRSRVLVLTTFDLDEYAYGALRAGASGFLLKDARPEELLAGIRAVAGGDAVVAPAMTRRLLEAFAAQGGAPREPETDPRLAALSQREREVLVDIGQGLTNSEIAAHLVLSESTVKTHVSRVLAKIGARDRVHAVIIAYDAGLARPA
- a CDS encoding sensor histidine kinase; protein product: MDISTDPLWDHPVARGWLRVRAFDRAHPQVLDSCIALFVLLVGLADLFRGGGEHHELFGQRAVAVWVIPLTAAAQALPLVWRRRRPWLVVWVVLAVCAVQWAFGVAARSDISLMIALYGAARYLPPKRLPWIAAGVLPCCAVLAWRVQPLSRQPWAGLFFVSCAAVAAAALGLAGRIRQAQLAALADRAATLEVEREQREQLAAATERARVSRELHDIVGHSLAIIIGLADGGAAQAELRPERGPEVLRIIAAAGRESLGELRRTLGALRAELPDEEGETATPPELHPQPGAADLGALCERIRAAGPTVTWTSSGDTAALPAGLQLAVYRIVQEALTNCLKHAGPRTDVHVSVAADARAGEVRVSVDDSGPDREGRESSDLPPTGRPAGHGLIGIRERAALAGGSASAGPRPGGGWSVRAVLPFTATLGPRGLARHHLDTTGGDSEERQQ
- a CDS encoding ABC transporter permease; this translates as MSATLTAPAEARTEARPAYKVTFPRVLRAEWSKFLSLRSTWITLGISLLLLVGIGVMSAYRYNPADLHGPGADAKDAVTIALRSSELAQLALGVLGVLLTAGEYTTGMIRSTLTAVPKRLPVLWSKLLVAFGAVIVVATVGAFASFLGGMGFLSGKPAALSLDASGVLRCLFGAGLYLALVTVFGAALGMLVRSVAGGISLLIGTLMLFPIVLDILPSSWNTNITPYLPGEAGQQIFKLHTYSGALSPGTGLWVFAAWVAVAVAGAAYRLVRSDS
- a CDS encoding ATP-binding cassette domain-containing protein; the encoded protein is MIEIQHLIKRYGDKTAVDGLNFTVKPGVVTGFLGPNGAGKSTTMRMILGLDAPTSGSVTVNGKRYAQHAAPLQEVGALLEAKSIHPGRSAYHHLLSLALTHGIPRRRVDEVIDLAGLGKVAKKRAGAFSLGMGQRLGIAAALLGDPQTIMLDEPVNGLDPEGVLWIRNLLTGLAAEGRTVFVSSHLMSEMALTATDLIIVGRGRLLADTTVADFIEQSGGDSVKVVSADSARLRELLLGPDVTVTGEAGSETLIVNGLTAREIGQRAADAAVAVYELTPQAVSLEEAFMALTGDTVEYRSNGSVAA